Part of the Triplophysa rosa linkage group LG3, Trosa_1v2, whole genome shotgun sequence genome, GCAAaacatcaaatcaaatcaacagTAATTCATTCAGACCGCACCGGCCAGAAGACTAGTGGATACACATATTATAGTGAGTTTACTCCAAATATGTTGCTTTAAGCACATTTTACAATGTAATAAAAGGAATCCGTGTTTTATGGAACCCACCACGTCAAGTAAGTTCACTGCATATCCTCTCTGAGGGCTGGCGGGAATGGAGCTCTGcagtttggttttgtcttctCCCTGGCCTTCCTCGCCTTTCTTCAGCATGCCGCGCCAGTTCCCCGTTCCTCCTTCCTGCTCCCCCTgatgcacacaaacatacaatggaagccaatggtATTTGTGACATGCTAAAAACTACATAGAAAAAATATTGCAAAACCTTACGAAAAAATACTCTGCATGCAAAAACAGGAAGAGCTTGGTGAGCTTTCGAAGAGAGCAAAACACTGACACAAACAATATTCATCTtcataaaaatgacacaaaatattaAGCAATTCTGTACAAACCAAACGgcacaagaaaaaaatatcCGCCATTGGTTTAGCATTCAGTCACCATGCAGTCAGTgggcttaaaggggtcatatggcatgaatacgtgtttttctgtgtctttggtatgttataagttgcccacgcATGTATTAGACTCGGAACAAATTTGCATTCTATCTAAatgcgaatgctcacccagacctgcctgaaactcctcgtgtaaccacacccccacaaatctacgtcagttcgtggtatgatttgactaagaccgcccaaatgtatacgcaagtaaggtgggtgtacctgtcagtacaattgctttggaacctgatgtcccaaatatggtaagaggcgttacatttccgtcacacgcttgcagtattcgaccaatcactacgcactggttaattggccaatcacagcacacctcgcttttcagagcgatgagctttgtgcGTTTcaaagaggcggggcaaagagttgatacaaacatgcactgtacgtggaaaatacagcgtttttgaaccttaaatcgcgtatacagtacacattgcagtacatctaaaacaaacgataatattcgtttaagccgtgtcatatgaccacTTTAAGGATTTTAGGGAAAAAAGTTGGGTTGAAAATCACACCATGCTATGCCCCTACTACAGGGGGCGCCACACACCTTAGGGCCCTCGCCCTCAACAGGCAGCTGCTCGCTAAGCGACACTAACTGCCCACCAGGACCTTTTAAGGACTACAGAGAGACACAGGAAGAGAGAAGAATAAACTACTCAGCTAAAAGATGAAAGCACCAGGGTTCTACCTACTTCTGGTCAAGAACAACAAGCATAGAAATGCCACAGAGAGAAAAATGCTGATGAGAGGAGAGGTTTACGAGTACAAGTGCAATCAAGAGGACTGAGAACATCTGCAGCAAATCCCAATGTCTTGAATAGAAGATAATAACCACAGCAATAATGTGTACCTTATCACGCGGCACAGCTGTGGGCATGTCTCTCATCCGGTTACGCCTCTGCTCCTGTTcccaacaaataaatacatttcactTCTCCAGTTGATAAATTGTGGTCCTTGCATACAAATGAAACTATTAAAATGTTAGTAAACCTCAATGTTGTTGTTCATGAGTCCGCAAGCATCTGCAAAGTCTGGGTGTTTGGTATTGATGTAAGCCAACTCGATCGCTACCAAGTTGTGAACCTGGAACAGTGTAAGCAATTTAATGAACAATTAACAGAAAAATGGATTTAATCAACTATTTATACAGGATACAGAAATTCGGTCAAATGAGAGACATGAGACCAACCATCTCATTGGTGACCGGCAGCCTCTTCCTAAGCAGAGAGGTGACCACTTCAACTATAGCATCATGGAGCTTTGGAAACCTAAGCAACTCCTAGtgataaaaacaagaaaagcaaAATAATACTTTTCTCATCATCATTTAAGTTTCATAACTACTGCGATTTAGCTTCTGCGTGTTTATGAAGTGCACCCAGGTTATTGCCCTAAAAACAGCTAGTTGGAGCTCAACTGTTAAGCATAACTTTGATAATAATCCCGCCTCCAGTTTATTCTGATTGGACACAAAACGTACATTAATGTGCTGAGTATTAAAAGTTGATATAGTTTTACCCGGACTCTCTTATACAGTATACCTGGGTGCTGTAGTTACTACAGTGCTGAATGATCCTCTGCATCTCCTCATGCACCAGCTCCACACACCGCAGGCTGGGTTCCTCCAGACGCTTCACCTGTCTCTTCACCAAGAGCTCGAATGAAATCTCAGGGACAAACAGTGCCGGACGAGGACCCTGCAGAAATAGACCACGCCAAGAACCATATTAACTACAACTTACATTGTAAGATTCAGAAATCACTGCGCTAAAGAATTAAAGGTGTTACGTAACAGCCATATCTAAGACACTATATTAGTTAAAGGGCCTCAGAGGACCTGTGCTTAAAAAATTGAGCACTTCACGAGTCAATACAAAAATGCTACAATCCAAGTGTTTAAAAGACATATTAAATAACATACACAAGCccacaaaagtaaataaatgacatttgcCTTCAACCTACCGTGGCATTCCTGATAGCTGTAAGCACATCGATAGTCGTGAGTCCCCCCAGGGGGTCGACTGACTCCAGTGTCCTACCAAACGTCTCATGGAaaatttaacatattcttgCACCACCACACCTACAATATGACCACAAAGCAGCTGTGATTATCACTGACTTCACTGTAATATACACATTCTGAtgtgataaacattataatacatatatatatatatatatatactgtatatttatcatatatctTGAAAGAACAAGGGACACACTAACAGTTCAGCCGTCTCAATGTATTTGGCCGTTCCTTCAATAGTGTGGCAGTACTCTGTGGCAAACTTGGTGATGAGCTGCAGCAAGGTGGCGCTCTTGTCGTCAACGGGCTCACCATAGCTGCTGAGCAGAGACTGATACTGGGCAGCTAGAATGTTGATACGCGTCTTCAGCTCTGGCAGACAGTCCCTAATGTGGTGCATCAACAACCTGAGCGAGAAATATGGAAAAGTATTTTtatacatattatattatacatttgtgctCTAAAACCAGCACAGAGATATTTAAATGATCTTGTAGCATTGACACTTTATAGCAGATATCTACCTATTTAAAGTTCGTGCAAGATATTTGGTTCCGTTTCTGTTGGCGAGCGAGGGATATTTCTTCTGCAGGAAGGCATACTCATCACGGATGGAGTCGGCCacactttttttgttattgATGTCCAGCTGACTCCTGGATGAAGACATTAATTCATGAACATACTTGTTTTTAATCATTCGAATATGGGATAAGGTTATCAAACAAAGCAAATCAATATAGAATCAGCCTCCAGGACTGgaacatatattattattgtcGACTTTTCGTTTTTTACCTGTTGACCACTCCGATCAATCCAAGTTTAACAGGAATGACTCTGCCCATGAGCACATCCATCGCATCGGTACCGGCATCCATCAGATCCAGTTTAGTCACCACAGCCAGCGTTCTGCGACCTGACAGCAGTCAAGTTCACATGCATTAAAACAAATCTGCATTGCACAGCTATGCAAAAAAAGGAATTATATTAATATCTACAAAAAGGAAACATGCTGACCATCTGGATCCACTTCGCGGGCGACTTTCAAAGCTTCAGACGTGGCCATATCTGTGTTTGCCGCGGTGACAGCTAAGATGATGCTGTTGGGGTTACTGATGTATTTAAGGATCAGCTCACGAATCTGAAGTTCAATGTCCTTTGGCTGGTCTCCTACTGGGACCTGATAATAAACgtaaatgttaaaggggtcatatggcgcgaatacatgtttttctgtgtctttggtgtgttataagttgcccatgcatgtattagacacgtaaaattgccaaaattaaagtgtgggaacaaaagatgcattctatctaaaagcgaatgctcacccagacctgcctgaaacgcctcgtgtaaccacacccccacaaatctatgtcagttcatAAGTAAgttgggtgtacctgtcagtacaattgctttggaacctgttgttccaaatatggtaagaggcgttacatttccttcACACGCTTgtagtattccaccaatcactacgcactggttaattggccaatcatagcatacctcgcttttcagagcgatgagctttgtaaaaaatctgcatgtttcagaaaggcggggcaaagaggagatacaaacaggcacggtatgtggaaaatacagcgtttttgaaccttaaatcgtgtatagacattgcattacatctaaaacaaacgataatattcggtttagccgtgtcatatgacccctttaaaggaacgattcatttaaaaatgaaaattgtcatcatttactcaccctcaagttgttccaaacctgtatcaatttctttgttctgctgaacacaaagtatgattatttggaaaaatgtttgtaaccaaacagatctggggcactatagacttccatagtagggaaaatctACTCTTGTAGTTAATGgtgtttagtttcccacattctttaaatttctttttttgtgttcaacagaacaaagatttttatagttttggaacaacttaagggtgagtaaattatgacaattttcatttttgggtgaactgtcctttaagTTAAATAAACAGCTAATCCAAGATTATATGAAATACTGTTGCATGTTACTAGTTATCCTGTTAAAATACCTTAGTGATGCCAGGCAGGTCCACCAGTGTGAGGTTGACAACATGTGGGGAGAAGATTTTCAGGTGTATGGGTTCATCACTGATCCCCTGTAAAATACAGAGTACCAACCTTACAATGCCTGTAACACAATGTATTAGTAAATCAACAGAAACCACACAATTGGTCTGAATGCTCTGATGACGTACCTTATTATTGCCAGAAACTCTTTCGGTTTCATTTACGATTTCTTGCCTGATATCCTCAAAATCTGTGTAGATCTAAAAGCAAACACACGTTTACAATCGCAAAGAATTGTTTACAATGGATGCCTACAAACAGGTCACATATACACGTTTGACTTTAGTGGGCACCAATTGTAAAGTCTTTGTCCAAAGGTGTATTGTACGGGTTTCATTACCTTGTTTTTGGTGTGTAGAAATTTCCCCCACTCTTCTTCATCCACTCCTGTGGAAAAATAGTTGACAACATTGTCAATGCCACAACAGCATCAAACACACTAGCACTAAACTTAGGAGTTTGTTTACATTCTCAGGAGAGTTTGTTTACGCTGCTAAAGATCTGTTTACGTACCGGCGTCTACATATTTTCatcactaaaacaaacaaaatatcttatttaaaaaagcatcaaaacaacaaatgatacaaaacaaacaaactgctaCGTAAAAAGGCCAAgcgcagtgcattgtgggtagggctctctaacacacacacactcgcaatAAAGACCTTAGACCTTCATTACAAGGTGAAGTTTAAATAGCACTTGAGTGTTAGTGAGCTATTTAATCCTAAATGGACTGGATCCCAATTCTTGTTCATATTCACCACTTCAAAACAGGACAGTTCACATCTAATTTAAGCCACGACACTAGCAGCGCAACAAAAACTTGCATTGAGGGAGCGGTGAGATGAGGGCTAAAAATAAAGGCCAAAAATAAGATGCTCAAAACAAGCAAGAGGGCAAAGAACAAGGAAAAGGAGACCTTTGTAAAGGCGTCCATTTTTCCAGGCATTGGGGTCTGTGTTTAAAGAGAGATGACAAAGGGTTAGCTCGCAACACCTGGAAGTGCAGCAATGCAGTCGCAAGAGGCTCTACTGTAGCCAAAACCACACAAACGCAGGGAAAGATCGTGCTCAAATcatatattctttctttacatATACTGAAAATgattcccatagtatttattttccctactatggcagtaaatgggggattctgtaatctgtttggttactgacattcttccaaatatcttcctatgtgtttagcagaacaaagaaatttgagagtgaataaataatgacagaattttcatctttgggtgaccTATACCTTTAAGGCACTTACAACTACAGTATTGCAAAAGGTTTAAAAGCAGGACAGCTCACACGTCGAATACCTGAAACTACAGCACGGCCTTAGTATGCTTGATCGacccaaacaaacaaaattaagaGGTCAGTAGAACACACAACAAGTCCTGAGTAACTTCCTCAGTCCCATATACAAACACTGACATTTTCTTGCAATTTTCAAGCAAAAAGCTCACACAAATGTATGCCTTCTGTATTCATTGTGAAACACGAATAGAAAAGTAACAATTACCGTTTTCTTCCCCCGTCTTTCTTCTGTCGTCCGGGTCTACGTGCACCAACTGAAGGATGAGAGGCCTGCGGGTGACAATGCCCGTCCCACGGGGCAAGAGATCTCTGCCAACCAAGCTCTCCAGCACTGAACTCTTCCCACTGCTCTGTAAATCAGATTCACCACAGAATAAATTTAACAAACAGTAGCACGTACTTTAAAAGTTCACAGTCATTGGctgaaaacaaataaaccaTTCACTTTAAACTGTGCAGACAGCTTAAGAACATTTGGTCACCATGGCACACATATCCTCTTAACTGCTCAATGAAAGTccttgtgttaaagggatagttcagccaaaaatgttaATTCTGTTTTAATTCCTGTATAGtctttctttcatctgtggaacacaaaagaagatattttgagaaatgtcgttttgtgtccatatgatggaagtcaatgggggtcaatgttactaatgtttttcaaaatatcttccgcagtagaaagaaagtcatacaggttttggaatgaggctgaataaatgatgaaacaattttcttttttgggtgaactatccctttaagttctaGCAGCATTAAGCATGAAGTGTGTGTTAAGACTTGCAGGAAAGTATACTAACAAAGGTGTTGCTAGTAGGGTAAATGTTTGGAGCGATTTTTGGGTCACAAAGGTTCAGTAGACCATAACaaccataaaaaatatatttttaagaggATGCCAGAATCccaaactgacatttttaatATCCAGACTTTTGCAGTAGTAACTGAAACCAGAGCCACTGTCTGTCTATGTGACAACTGATTTATTCATTATCATATTTAAGATACTATAATGCATATTCATgactatgtttatttattattttatatttccagCAGAATAGTCAACAGTCATACTGCTCTTTCAACCCTAGATACCCTATCATTTTATGTTGTAGTTTATCTCTATACACTGATGAGTGTCATACAGCACGATTCCTGCAACTGTTTTGCATACACATGCTGTCTGATCGGACAGGTTCATTAACGTTACTTCTTATGTTAGCTGCTCTACTGAGACCACCACAGCCACACAATGCACTTCCTCGTATATCTTATATTGTTAAAATAGTAACATAATAAATGATCATAATTCATAACAGTAGGAAATGTTCCCGTTGGAATAAGATGCCAATAAAAGAAAGGAAACAAGCGAGGACGTGTGTTAGCACGCTAGCTAGCGAAACAGCTCTTATAATTCAATTCAACTGTTCATCACTGCGATTATTTATTAATGGTCAATTTAAAGCGACATACATGTATGACATTGACCTTGTCGTATACATCAAGTGTCGCAGATATAAAGAAATGCTAATGATGGCTAATAATAGGCTATGTTTTAAAACCCAGCACACACTAGCTAGACTGTTTTTAGGCAACGTATGCGCGCTCCGACACTTCATTCATTAGGTTACGAGTCCCCAAAAGTGTCTTTTGAAACACATCACAGGCGACTTTCAATGGCAGTTGTAATGGAAAGCGCAACTAAAACCTAACGTTACCTGCGTTCCCACCACTGCGATCTGCGGCAACTGGATGATATCTGCCCCGACCGTGTTAAACACATCCTGGAGTTTGTTAATGACAGGAATAAGAGCCTCCATCGCGTTGACGTTCTCTTTTCCTGTCAAAATGAATGAGCTAAGGCAACTACCCCGGCTAAACACGGcacaaagtcatccaatgtCTCTCACGCAGGCACCATGAACCAACCCGGCCGCGGAAAACCTGCGGCACGGTGCATTCTGGGAGAAGTAGTTTTAGGCGTATGAACATCTGTTGACCCACTTCTGAAATCAATTCTAAGCATTGTTGAGAGGAGATAATGCGCCATGGCAACCGTAACTACGGGGcgccacaaaaatattttgagcATGGGAATCAGGTTTTTTGGGTGAGGCGCGTGTAATAATAGTAAGTTAAATTATTACCAGAAAATGACACCCTGCAGATATTTAcgtaatttgtattattatccCACGAAGTACATATCTATAATAGAATATAATGTgacataatacaaataaatatccATTAAAATTTTAACGGAATGTACTGAGAATGCTAAAAATGTTCACTAAGGGGCAGAAAAACACAGACCAGTgtcatattaaaacaaaaaggttaCAAACTCAGTTTTGAAAACGTTTTATTGTTTACCCAAATACGTTATATTAAACATCTGGTCACAAATGctaggtaacactttattttacggtgcccttgttacgcatgttacatgtatttactatagtatttactataaattatgcataattacatgtaactaaccctgacccaaaccctaatcctaaccctatagtaagtacatgtagttgctttttattactcagtacttaaatgtatatttacactgtaacacgggcactgtaaaataaagtgtaaccaaatgctattttttattttcatccaTAGGATTAAAATAGAGAAAGTGCCGGATGTCAATTGAGACTCATAACTATGacagcagtaacatttataccAACAGGACAGCTGCCTTTCAATATTGCACACAAGATTATTTAAGACAGAACATTCAACACAGGTAATGTCACACAAGATCACAGCTgggtaatatataatatttacataaaaacagaaattcaAGTCGTCCATGTTCCTCTGGAGTTACATCTTCATGCAAATCCTTTGTAACAAATTAGATGTTATACACATTGGCCTGTCAGACTTGTTTTGCTTACCTaaaacaaaagctgtttacaaaCCCAACTCAA contains:
- the dnm1l gene encoding LOW QUALITY PROTEIN: dynamin-1-like protein (The sequence of the model RefSeq protein was modified relative to this genomic sequence to represent the inferred CDS: substituted 1 base at 1 genomic stop codon) — translated: MEALIPVINKLQDVFNTVGADIIQLPQIAVVGTQSSGKSSVLESLVGRDLLPRGTGIVTRRPLILQLVHVDPDDRRKTGEENDPNAWKNGRLYKGVDEEEWGKFLHTKNKIYTDFEDIRQEIVNETERVSGNNKGISDEPIHLKIFSPHVVNLTLVDLPGITKVPVGDQPKDIELQIRELILKYISNPNSIILAVTAANTDMATSEALKVAREVDPDGRRTLAVVTKLDLMDAGTDAMDVLMGRVIPVKLGLIGVVNRSQLDINNKKSVADSIRDEYAFLQKKYPSLANRNGTKYLARTLNRLLMHHIRDCLPELKTRINILAAQYQSLLSSYGEPVDDKSATLLQLITKFATEYCHTIEGTAKYIETAELCGGARICXIFHETFGRTLESVDPLGGLTTIDVLTAIRNATGPRPALFVPEISFELLVKRQVKRLEEPSLRCVELVHEEMQRIIQHCSNYSTQELLRFPKLHDAIVEVVTSLLRKRLPVTNEMVHNLVAIELAYINTKHPDFADACGLMNNNIEEQRRNRMRDMPTAVPRDKSLKGPGGQLVSLSEQLPVEGEGPKGEQEGGTGNWRGMLKKGEEGQGEDKTKLQSSIPASPQRGYAVNLLDVPVPVARKLSAREQRDCEVIERLIKSYFLIVRKNIQDSVPKAVMHFLVNHVKDSLQSELVGQLYKPPLLDDLLTESEDMAQRRNEAADMLKALQKASQVIAEIRETHLW